The following proteins are co-located in the Vidua macroura isolate BioBank_ID:100142 chromosome 1, ASM2450914v1, whole genome shotgun sequence genome:
- the ASTE1 gene encoding protein asteroid homolog 1 isoform X1 has product MGVQGLTGFVEERGVFFTELRVRDTKLVIDGSSLYHRLCFAPDADFRRGGDYGAFAAAVRDFFGVLRACGVAPFVVLDGGRGAEDRKLPTLRGRAAEQLRAAHGLSRGAGGCLAPLLTREAFVQALGRLGVPFVQCFAEADREIAGLANRWGCPVLSLDSDFFVFDLAGGYCPLSHFQWQSVRAAAAPQGCYVPARCFSAERFCGHFGRLSKALLPLFAVMHGNDFVGLEALEAFFSKVRLPRGCAAGRGGKHLRLQGLLSWLAQFAEPAEAVDNVLKYLKKHQREEIRELLCTSMEDYAPSDVNLEDFFQNGSYECEAARKADVPQWVSDALAKGKLAPFIINALILRSTFLRVQVENMQRPSAHSTALPIRQVIYGLLLRVSRSTEDASPSKQTNELPIVCEFDRCQKTLKKTFVQAASLPPDFCDDRFPLDKLMEVPVSCRQMLLLETLGVKTSFLEPVPSHLQLPVAVTCYWIRCSEPKVKLNQLKALLLMIVSGELQRITDDPDPTVLPAEDDSVAYNEILKWKEKKLQNNDFDLDAAHSLCQWQCCLQMGLYLNQLLGTPLSEPDLSRLYTGTLVHRLYQELKSAPSVENLFILSPKMAQLYLVLLNTVESVVSPDFFQKMTKTRSESCKKKKTSSKKKTTIRCAVPKTQHLCNVNRFAALEVDD; this is encoded by the exons ATGGGCGTCCAGGGGCTCACGGGCTTCGTGGAGGAGCGCGGGGTGTTCTTCACCGAGCTGCGGGTGCGGGACACCAAGCTGGTCATCGACGGCAGCAGCCTCTACCACCGCCTCTGCTTCGCCCCCGACGCCGACTTCCGACGCGGCGGCGACTACGGCGCCTTCGCCGCGGCCGTGCGCGACTTCTTCGGCGTCCTGCGGGCCTGCGGCGTCGCGCCCTTCGTGGTGCTGGACGGCGGGCGCGGCGCCGAGGACAGGAAGCTGCCCACgctgcggggccgcgccgccgaGCAGCTGCGGGCGGCCCACGGGCTGTCCCGCGGCGCCGGCGGCTGCCTGGCGCCGCTGCTGACCCGCGAGGCCTTCGTGCAGGCGCTGGGCCGGCTCGGCGTGCCCTTCGTGCAGTGCTTCGCCGAGGCCGACCGGGAGATCGCcgggctggccaaccgctggGGCTGCCCCGTGCTCTCCCTCGACAGCGACTTCTTCGTGTTCGACCTGGCGGGCGGCTACTGCCCGCTGTCCCACTTCCAGTGGCAGAGCgtgcgcgccgccgccgcgccgcagGGGTGCTACGTGCCCGCGCGCTGCTTCTCCGCCGAGAGGTTCTGCGGGCACTTCGGGCGCCTGAGCAAGGCGCTGCTCCCGCTCTTCGCCGTCATGCACGGCAACGACTTCGTCGGCCTGGAAGCGCTGGAGGCGTTCTTCAGCAAGGTGCGCCTGCCGAGGGGCTGCGCGGCGGGGAGGGGCGGCAAGCACCTCCGCCTCCAGGGACTGCTGAGCTGGCTGGCGCAGTTTGCGGAGCCCGCCGAGGCCGTCGACAACGTGCTGAAATACCTCAAGAAACACCAGAGGGAAGAAATACGGGAGCTTCTGTGCACTTCAATGGAGGATTATGCGCCGTCTGACGTGAATCTTGAGGATTTCTTTCAGAATGGGAGCTATGAGTGCGAGGCTGCCAGGAAAGCAGACGTACCACAGTGGGTATCTGATGCTTTGGCAAAAGGTAAGCTGGCCCCATTCATCATCAATGCCCTGATACTTAGAAGTACCTTCCTCCGCGTTCAGGTGGAGAACATGCAGAGACCCAGTGCTCATAGCACAGCTTTGCCCATCCGACAAGTTATCTATGGACTGCTTCTGAGAGTATCTCGCAGTACTGAAGATGCTTCTCCAAGTAAGCAGACCAACGAGCTGCCCATTGTTTGCGAATTTGACAGATGCCAAAAGACacttaaaaaaacatttgttcAAGCAGCAAGCCTACCCCCAGATTTTTGTGATGATCGTTTTCCTTTGGACAAGTTAATGGAG gtgCCTGTTTCATGCCGTCAGATGCTTTTGCTGGAGACTCTGGGAGTGAAAACGAGTTTCCTAGAACCTGTCCCAAGTCACTTACAACTCCCTGTTGCTGTAACGTGTTACTGGATACGTTGTTCAGAACCAAAAGTTAAGCTGAACCAATTAAAGGCTTTGCTTCTAATGATAGTTTCTGGAGAACTGCAGAGGATAACGGATGATCCAG ATCCCACAGTTCTACCTGCTGAAGATGACAGTGTTGCATATAATGAAATTctaaaatggaaggaaaagaaattgcaaaataaTGACTTTGACTTAGATGCTGCACACAGTTTATGCCAGTGGCAGTGCTGTCTTCAGATGGGATTGTATCTCAACCAGCTACTTGGTACTCCTCTCTCTGAGCCAGACCTAAGTAG GCTTTACACTGGAACCCTTGTGCACAGACTGTATCAAGAGCTTAAATCAGCACCTTCAGTGGAAAATCTGTTTATCTTATCTCCCAAAATGGCTCAGCTTTATCTGGTTTTGTTAAATACAGTGGAGTCAGTGGTCTCTCCAGACTTCTTTCAGAAGATGACCAAGACCAGATCAGAGTcctgcaagaaaaagaaaacatctagtaagaaaaaaaccaccatcaGATGTGCTGTGCCAAAAACTCAGCATTTATGCAATGTTAATAGGTTTGCAGCGCTGGAAGTGGATGACTGA
- the ASTE1 gene encoding protein asteroid homolog 1 isoform X3, protein MGVQGLTGFVEERGVFFTELRVRDTKLVIDGSSLYHRLCFAPDADFRRGGDYGAFAAAVRDFFGVLRACGVAPFVVLDGGRGAEDRKLPTLRGRAAEQLRAAHGLSRGAGGCLAPLLTREAFVQALGRLGVPFVQCFAEADREIAGLANRWGCPVLSLDSDFFVFDLAGGYCPLSHFQWQSVRAAAAPQGCYVPARCFSAERFCGHFGRLSKALLPLFAVMHGNDFVGLEALEAFFSKVRLPRGCAAGRGGKHLRLQGLLSWLAQFAEPAEAVDNVLKYLKKHQREEIRELLCTSMEDYAPSDVNLEDFFQNGSYECEAARKADVPQWVSDALAKGKLAPFIINALILRSTFLRVQVENMQRPSAHSTALPIRQVIYGLLLRVSRSTEDASPSKQTNELPIVCEFDRCQKTLKKTFVQAASLPPDFCDDRFPLDKLMEVPVSCRQMLLLETLGVKTSFLEPVPSHLQLPVAVTCYWIRCSEPKVKLNQLKALLLMIVSGELQRITDDPGFTLEPLCTDCIKSLNQHLQWKICLSYLPKWLSFIWFC, encoded by the exons ATGGGCGTCCAGGGGCTCACGGGCTTCGTGGAGGAGCGCGGGGTGTTCTTCACCGAGCTGCGGGTGCGGGACACCAAGCTGGTCATCGACGGCAGCAGCCTCTACCACCGCCTCTGCTTCGCCCCCGACGCCGACTTCCGACGCGGCGGCGACTACGGCGCCTTCGCCGCGGCCGTGCGCGACTTCTTCGGCGTCCTGCGGGCCTGCGGCGTCGCGCCCTTCGTGGTGCTGGACGGCGGGCGCGGCGCCGAGGACAGGAAGCTGCCCACgctgcggggccgcgccgccgaGCAGCTGCGGGCGGCCCACGGGCTGTCCCGCGGCGCCGGCGGCTGCCTGGCGCCGCTGCTGACCCGCGAGGCCTTCGTGCAGGCGCTGGGCCGGCTCGGCGTGCCCTTCGTGCAGTGCTTCGCCGAGGCCGACCGGGAGATCGCcgggctggccaaccgctggGGCTGCCCCGTGCTCTCCCTCGACAGCGACTTCTTCGTGTTCGACCTGGCGGGCGGCTACTGCCCGCTGTCCCACTTCCAGTGGCAGAGCgtgcgcgccgccgccgcgccgcagGGGTGCTACGTGCCCGCGCGCTGCTTCTCCGCCGAGAGGTTCTGCGGGCACTTCGGGCGCCTGAGCAAGGCGCTGCTCCCGCTCTTCGCCGTCATGCACGGCAACGACTTCGTCGGCCTGGAAGCGCTGGAGGCGTTCTTCAGCAAGGTGCGCCTGCCGAGGGGCTGCGCGGCGGGGAGGGGCGGCAAGCACCTCCGCCTCCAGGGACTGCTGAGCTGGCTGGCGCAGTTTGCGGAGCCCGCCGAGGCCGTCGACAACGTGCTGAAATACCTCAAGAAACACCAGAGGGAAGAAATACGGGAGCTTCTGTGCACTTCAATGGAGGATTATGCGCCGTCTGACGTGAATCTTGAGGATTTCTTTCAGAATGGGAGCTATGAGTGCGAGGCTGCCAGGAAAGCAGACGTACCACAGTGGGTATCTGATGCTTTGGCAAAAGGTAAGCTGGCCCCATTCATCATCAATGCCCTGATACTTAGAAGTACCTTCCTCCGCGTTCAGGTGGAGAACATGCAGAGACCCAGTGCTCATAGCACAGCTTTGCCCATCCGACAAGTTATCTATGGACTGCTTCTGAGAGTATCTCGCAGTACTGAAGATGCTTCTCCAAGTAAGCAGACCAACGAGCTGCCCATTGTTTGCGAATTTGACAGATGCCAAAAGACacttaaaaaaacatttgttcAAGCAGCAAGCCTACCCCCAGATTTTTGTGATGATCGTTTTCCTTTGGACAAGTTAATGGAG gtgCCTGTTTCATGCCGTCAGATGCTTTTGCTGGAGACTCTGGGAGTGAAAACGAGTTTCCTAGAACCTGTCCCAAGTCACTTACAACTCCCTGTTGCTGTAACGTGTTACTGGATACGTTGTTCAGAACCAAAAGTTAAGCTGAACCAATTAAAGGCTTTGCTTCTAATGATAGTTTCTGGAGAACTGCAGAGGATAACGGATGATCCAG GCTTTACACTGGAACCCTTGTGCACAGACTGTATCAAGAGCTTAAATCAGCACCTTCAGTGGAAAATCTGTTTATCTTATCTCCCAAAATGGCTCAGCTTTATCTGGTTTTGTTAA
- the ASTE1 gene encoding protein asteroid homolog 1 isoform X2, translating to MGVQGLTGFVEERGVFFTELRVRDTKLVIDGSSLYHRLCFAPDADFRRGGDYGAFAAAVRDFFGVLRACGVAPFVVLDGGRGAEDRKLPTLRGRAAEQLRAAHGLSRGAGGCLAPLLTREAFVQALGRLGVPFVQCFAEADREIAGLANRWGCPVLSLDSDFFVFDLAGGYCPLSHFQWQSVRAAAAPQGCYVPARCFSAERFCGHFGRLSKALLPLFAVMHGNDFVGLEALEAFFSKVRLPRGCAAGRGGKHLRLQGLLSWLAQFAEPAEAVDNVLKYLKKHQREEIRELLCTSMEDYAPSDVNLEDFFQNGSYECEAARKADVPQWVSDALAKGKLAPFIINALILRSTFLRVQVENMQRPSAHSTALPIRQVIYGLLLRVSRSTEDASPSKQTNELPIVCEFDRCQKTLKKTFVQAASLPPDFCDDRFPLDKLMEVPVSCRQMLLLETLGVKTSFLEPVPSHLQLPVAVTCYWIRCSEPKVKLNQLKALLLMIVSGELQRITDDPDPTVLPAEDDSVAYNEILKWKEKKLQNNDFDLDAAHSLCQWQCCLQMGLYLNQLLGTPLSEPDLSFTLEPLCTDCIKSLNQHLQWKICLSYLPKWLSFIWFC from the exons ATGGGCGTCCAGGGGCTCACGGGCTTCGTGGAGGAGCGCGGGGTGTTCTTCACCGAGCTGCGGGTGCGGGACACCAAGCTGGTCATCGACGGCAGCAGCCTCTACCACCGCCTCTGCTTCGCCCCCGACGCCGACTTCCGACGCGGCGGCGACTACGGCGCCTTCGCCGCGGCCGTGCGCGACTTCTTCGGCGTCCTGCGGGCCTGCGGCGTCGCGCCCTTCGTGGTGCTGGACGGCGGGCGCGGCGCCGAGGACAGGAAGCTGCCCACgctgcggggccgcgccgccgaGCAGCTGCGGGCGGCCCACGGGCTGTCCCGCGGCGCCGGCGGCTGCCTGGCGCCGCTGCTGACCCGCGAGGCCTTCGTGCAGGCGCTGGGCCGGCTCGGCGTGCCCTTCGTGCAGTGCTTCGCCGAGGCCGACCGGGAGATCGCcgggctggccaaccgctggGGCTGCCCCGTGCTCTCCCTCGACAGCGACTTCTTCGTGTTCGACCTGGCGGGCGGCTACTGCCCGCTGTCCCACTTCCAGTGGCAGAGCgtgcgcgccgccgccgcgccgcagGGGTGCTACGTGCCCGCGCGCTGCTTCTCCGCCGAGAGGTTCTGCGGGCACTTCGGGCGCCTGAGCAAGGCGCTGCTCCCGCTCTTCGCCGTCATGCACGGCAACGACTTCGTCGGCCTGGAAGCGCTGGAGGCGTTCTTCAGCAAGGTGCGCCTGCCGAGGGGCTGCGCGGCGGGGAGGGGCGGCAAGCACCTCCGCCTCCAGGGACTGCTGAGCTGGCTGGCGCAGTTTGCGGAGCCCGCCGAGGCCGTCGACAACGTGCTGAAATACCTCAAGAAACACCAGAGGGAAGAAATACGGGAGCTTCTGTGCACTTCAATGGAGGATTATGCGCCGTCTGACGTGAATCTTGAGGATTTCTTTCAGAATGGGAGCTATGAGTGCGAGGCTGCCAGGAAAGCAGACGTACCACAGTGGGTATCTGATGCTTTGGCAAAAGGTAAGCTGGCCCCATTCATCATCAATGCCCTGATACTTAGAAGTACCTTCCTCCGCGTTCAGGTGGAGAACATGCAGAGACCCAGTGCTCATAGCACAGCTTTGCCCATCCGACAAGTTATCTATGGACTGCTTCTGAGAGTATCTCGCAGTACTGAAGATGCTTCTCCAAGTAAGCAGACCAACGAGCTGCCCATTGTTTGCGAATTTGACAGATGCCAAAAGACacttaaaaaaacatttgttcAAGCAGCAAGCCTACCCCCAGATTTTTGTGATGATCGTTTTCCTTTGGACAAGTTAATGGAG gtgCCTGTTTCATGCCGTCAGATGCTTTTGCTGGAGACTCTGGGAGTGAAAACGAGTTTCCTAGAACCTGTCCCAAGTCACTTACAACTCCCTGTTGCTGTAACGTGTTACTGGATACGTTGTTCAGAACCAAAAGTTAAGCTGAACCAATTAAAGGCTTTGCTTCTAATGATAGTTTCTGGAGAACTGCAGAGGATAACGGATGATCCAG ATCCCACAGTTCTACCTGCTGAAGATGACAGTGTTGCATATAATGAAATTctaaaatggaaggaaaagaaattgcaaaataaTGACTTTGACTTAGATGCTGCACACAGTTTATGCCAGTGGCAGTGCTGTCTTCAGATGGGATTGTATCTCAACCAGCTACTTGGTACTCCTCTCTCTGAGCCAGACCTAA GCTTTACACTGGAACCCTTGTGCACAGACTGTATCAAGAGCTTAAATCAGCACCTTCAGTGGAAAATCTGTTTATCTTATCTCCCAAAATGGCTCAGCTTTATCTGGTTTTGTTAA